A part of Aegilops tauschii subsp. strangulata cultivar AL8/78 chromosome 2, Aet v6.0, whole genome shotgun sequence genomic DNA contains:
- the LOC109768522 gene encoding probable histone H2A variant 2, which translates to MTGKGGKPLLAAKSEKYKANISKASKAGMQQTIVGDKRVCPRAAVYTAAILEYLTAEILELAGDSCKSENLEDITPCHLQLAIRGDEDLNKLIKGTIPSGGVIPKIAKALLDKRRAGIKE; encoded by the exons ATGACTGGGAAGGGAGGCAAGCCATTGCTCGCGGCCAAGTCAGAGAAGTACAAGGCCAACATCTCCAAGGCGTCCAAAGCAGGCATGCAG CAAACAATTGTGGGGGATAAACGCGTTTGTCCTAGGGCGGCGGTCTACACGGCTGCTATTCTGGAGTACCTGACTGCTGAGATTCTAGAGCTGGCTGGAGACAGTTGCAAGTCTGAGAATTTGGAAGATATCACCCCTTGCCATCTTCAGCTGGCCATCCGTGGCGATGAAGACCTCAATAAGCTTATCAAGGGTACCATCCCTAGTGGAGGTGTGATCCCCAAAATCGCCAAGGCCCTACTTGACAAGCGTCGTGCCGGTATTAAGGAGTAA